A single genomic interval of Fibrobacter sp. UWB4 harbors:
- a CDS encoding UPF0175 family protein, with protein sequence MQTVTIDIPEDIADLMVCDNKSDELRRNALLLYPFIKNETISHGRAAEILGISKWELIELYGSEGIPYIDQSWDEAKQDAANVMELLSKR encoded by the coding sequence ATGCAGACAGTAACAATAGACATTCCAGAAGATATTGCAGACCTTATGGTGTGCGATAACAAGAGCGACGAACTCCGTCGCAATGCGTTGCTGTTGTATCCGTTTATCAAGAACGAGACTATTTCCCATGGGCGTGCCGCTGAAATTTTGGGCATTTCCAAATGGGAACTTATCGAACTATACGGAAGCGAGGGCATTCCCTATATCGACCAGAGCTGGGATGAAGCCAAGCAGGATGCCGCCAACGTCATGGAACTCCTTTCCAAGAGGTAA
- a CDS encoding DUF3368 domain-containing protein produces the protein MIVVSDATPIISFLKINRLDILGKLFGEVLLPEAVYEELTSNQAFLEEAEQVKSCEFFKRVSVSNSNAVGMLMRITGLDLGESEAIVYSDENKSDLLIVDEVRARHVATTMKLRITGTIGILIAANENGLLNKEEALACAEILRMSKRHISETLLNSFIENLK, from the coding sequence ATGATTGTCGTATCTGATGCAACTCCGATAATCTCTTTCCTTAAAATCAACCGTCTTGACATTCTTGGAAAACTGTTTGGCGAGGTCCTGCTTCCTGAGGCCGTTTACGAAGAATTGACTTCAAACCAGGCGTTTCTAGAAGAAGCCGAGCAGGTGAAGTCTTGTGAATTTTTCAAAAGGGTTTCTGTCAGCAACAGCAATGCCGTCGGCATGCTGATGCGTATAACGGGCTTAGACCTTGGCGAAAGCGAAGCCATCGTTTATTCTGACGAAAACAAAAGCGATCTTTTGATTGTTGATGAAGTTCGTGCAAGGCATGTAGCCACGACGATGAAGCTTCGCATCACCGGCACGATTGGAATCTTGATTGCCGCCAACGAGAATGGATTGTTAAATAAGGAAGAAGCATTGGCTTGCGCAGAAATTCTTCGGATGTCCAAAAGGCATATCAGCGAAACGCTTCTCAATTCTTTTATAGAAAACTTGAAGTAG
- a CDS encoding homing endonuclease associated repeat-containing protein — translation MAMPQTDINKTFNFVLDEYKRNTPDSELIDDVKNVAAKLDKKSVTIAEYEQNGKFHPCTLQRRFGSWFKVLEICGLEPSRSKLNISKEELFSNLERIWISLGRQPRYNEIKKPFSKYSAGTYENKFGSFHEALESFVAYMSNGSESSQNDSSENVSFIENKTASKIAHKTKREISDRLRFQILMRDGFTCKTCGRSPINEKGVKLHVDHIVPWSKGGETIPDNLETKCEQCNLGKGNAFVDKK, via the coding sequence ATGGCTATGCCGCAAACCGATATCAATAAAACTTTTAATTTCGTTTTAGATGAGTATAAAAGAAATACTCCAGACAGTGAGTTGATTGATGATGTTAAAAATGTTGCTGCAAAACTGGACAAGAAATCGGTGACAATAGCTGAATATGAACAGAACGGAAAATTCCACCCTTGCACATTGCAACGCCGTTTTGGTTCTTGGTTTAAGGTTCTAGAAATTTGCGGCTTAGAACCCAGTAGAAGTAAGCTAAACATTTCTAAGGAAGAACTGTTTTCTAATTTAGAGAGAATTTGGATTAGCTTAGGAAGGCAACCGAGATATAATGAAATTAAAAAGCCTTTTTCAAAATATTCTGCGGGAACATATGAAAATAAGTTTGGTAGTTTTCATGAAGCTTTAGAGTCGTTTGTTGCTTATATGTCAAATGGGTCTGAAAGTAGCCAAAATGATTCGAGTGAGAATGTTTCTTTTATTGAAAATAAAACGGCTTCAAAGATTGCTCACAAAACAAAAAGGGAAATATCCGACAGACTTCGTTTCCAAATTTTAATGAGAGATGGTTTTACATGTAAAACTTGTGGACGTAGTCCAATTAATGAAAAAGGTGTGAAATTACATGTTGACCATATTGTTCCTTGGTCCAAAGGCGGGGAAACAATTCCAGATAATTTGGAAACAAAATGTGAACAATGTAATCTTGGCAAAGGGAATGCTTTTGTTGACAAAAAATAG
- a CDS encoding phosphoenolpyruvate carboxykinase (GTP), translating to MSLTLNDIKHPKISTWVNEMIAMCEPDNVVVVDGSQEEYDALMQKCVKAGLATKLAKKENCYLFRSLPSDVARVESRTFISSVKEEDAGPTNHWIDPSELKQTMRKLYKGCMHGRTMYVIPFCMGPLGSPISKNGIEVTDSEYVVLNMDIMTRAGKKVLDIFNADVNAEFVPCLHSVGKPLRECESDNGIWPCADVEYKYITQFPEERLIWSYGSGYGGNALLGKKCFALRIATVLARDEGWLAEHMLILKLTNPKGEVKYVTGAFPSACGKTNLAMLIPTIPGWKVETIGDDIAWMKFGKDGRLYAINPEAGFFGVAPGTSAESNKNALVSAEKNTIYTNCALTEDGDVWWEGIGYPAQGKLVDWKGKTRDALPKDKAPKGEEMAHPNARFTAPAKQCPCIAKEWEDPAGVPISAILFGGRRPSTIPLVHQSLSWNHGVFLGSIVGSEITAASTIDASQVGKIRRDPFAILPFCGYNMGDYFKHWIEIGQKSTEDKLPKIFYVNWFRKDANNEKLPGGFMWPGYGDNSRVLAWIFDRCNGVDNAVETPIGYMPKEGAINTDGLADYYKETLPQITKVDVEGWKKELADVKENHYPKFGKHLPKELSEIIDMIQDRLNKA from the coding sequence ATGAGTCTTACTCTTAACGATATCAAGCACCCGAAAATCAGTACTTGGGTGAATGAAATGATTGCCATGTGCGAACCGGACAACGTCGTCGTCGTTGATGGTTCTCAGGAAGAATATGATGCCCTCATGCAGAAGTGCGTCAAGGCTGGCCTCGCAACGAAGCTTGCTAAGAAGGAAAACTGCTACTTGTTCCGTTCTCTTCCGTCTGACGTGGCTCGCGTCGAATCCCGTACGTTCATCTCCTCCGTCAAGGAAGAAGATGCAGGTCCGACCAACCACTGGATCGACCCGTCTGAACTCAAGCAGACGATGCGTAAGCTCTACAAGGGTTGTATGCACGGCCGTACCATGTACGTGATCCCGTTCTGCATGGGCCCGCTCGGCTCCCCGATTTCCAAGAACGGTATCGAAGTCACTGACTCCGAATACGTCGTTCTCAACATGGACATCATGACTCGCGCTGGCAAGAAGGTTCTCGATATCTTCAACGCTGACGTGAACGCTGAATTCGTTCCGTGCCTCCACTCCGTTGGTAAGCCGCTCCGCGAATGCGAAAGCGACAACGGCATCTGGCCGTGCGCTGACGTTGAATATAAGTACATCACGCAGTTCCCGGAAGAACGCCTCATTTGGTCCTACGGTTCCGGTTACGGTGGAAACGCCCTCCTCGGCAAGAAGTGCTTTGCTCTCCGCATTGCTACCGTTCTCGCTCGCGACGAAGGCTGGCTCGCTGAACACATGCTCATCCTCAAGCTCACCAACCCGAAGGGCGAAGTCAAGTATGTGACTGGCGCATTCCCGTCTGCTTGCGGTAAGACGAACCTCGCCATGCTCATCCCGACTATCCCGGGCTGGAAGGTCGAAACCATCGGTGACGACATTGCATGGATGAAGTTTGGCAAGGATGGCCGCCTCTATGCTATCAACCCGGAAGCTGGCTTCTTCGGCGTTGCCCCGGGTACTTCTGCAGAATCCAACAAGAACGCTCTTGTTTCTGCTGAAAAGAACACGATCTACACGAACTGCGCTCTCACTGAAGACGGCGACGTGTGGTGGGAAGGCATCGGCTACCCGGCACAGGGCAAGCTCGTTGACTGGAAGGGCAAGACCCGTGACGCTCTCCCGAAGGACAAGGCTCCTAAGGGCGAAGAAATGGCTCACCCGAACGCTCGCTTCACCGCTCCGGCTAAGCAGTGCCCGTGCATTGCTAAGGAATGGGAAGATCCGGCAGGCGTGCCTATCTCTGCAATCCTCTTCGGTGGCCGTCGTCCGTCCACCATTCCTCTGGTCCACCAGTCCCTCAGCTGGAACCACGGCGTGTTCCTCGGCTCCATCGTTGGTTCCGAAATCACGGCTGCCTCTACGATTGACGCCTCTCAGGTCGGTAAGATCCGTCGCGACCCGTTCGCAATCCTCCCGTTCTGCGGCTACAACATGGGTGACTACTTCAAGCACTGGATCGAAATCGGTCAGAAGTCCACTGAAGACAAGCTTCCGAAGATCTTCTACGTGAACTGGTTCCGCAAGGATGCCAACAACGAAAAGCTTCCGGGTGGCTTCATGTGGCCGGGTTACGGCGACAACAGCCGCGTGCTCGCTTGGATCTTCGACCGCTGCAACGGTGTTGACAACGCTGTCGAAACTCCGATCGGTTACATGCCGAAGGAAGGCGCCATCAATACTGATGGTCTCGCTGACTACTATAAGGAAACCCTCCCGCAGATCACGAAGGTTGACGTGGAAGGCTGGAAGAAGGAACTCGCTGACGTTAAGGAAAACCACTATCCGAAGTTCGGCAAGCACCTCCCGAAGGAACTCTCCGAAATCATCGACATGATCCAGGACCGTTTGAATAAGGCATAA
- a CDS encoding glycoside hydrolase family 30 beta sandwich domain-containing protein has protein sequence MTFSIKGISLFVGSIAFFGTLASAATINVDIGKEYQRISGFGAASAWAGSITDKNAAFLWDSTSGAGLTLHRIRIAPDGTTSETSIAKKASEYGVKVWAAPWTSRYTVNYDGDKKHLDFNHAQDWANTILKFTQDMRKAGVNLYAISSQNEPDGTGDNHYEPDELARWVGDYLGPTLDTTGIKIIGTEAINWYGFPNYKKAFFNNPAALKYTDIFGTHEYGGDPAAYPEIHEAGKEFWETEVYDLGSNKEDVGMGSALRVANMIHDALTISNMNAWHFWWIYSCSEPSCGNGALWPQGQGNPDNVEPTKRLWVMGNFSRFARPGSWRIDATKNPERDVKVTAYRDSLKTKIAVVILNSKNEEFKADFDFGSTKIGNFKPYVTDDNNNLKEGNEVKVDDTKCSYSAPARSATTVEFILWQEPKVEPPKDSTASIAFGRLSVPQSRQSSYKVFSPIGSFIGEFQAEHIGELRNAMTSAGLGRGVYMVKCGNAKTQRMVLR, from the coding sequence ATGACTTTTTCAATTAAGGGAATTTCTCTTTTTGTGGGTTCCATCGCATTTTTTGGCACCCTTGCCAGTGCTGCAACGATAAACGTTGACATAGGCAAAGAATACCAACGTATCAGCGGCTTTGGCGCCGCATCAGCATGGGCCGGTTCCATCACCGACAAAAATGCGGCCTTCCTTTGGGATTCCACTAGCGGCGCAGGACTTACGCTGCACCGCATCCGTATCGCCCCGGACGGCACCACTTCCGAAACAAGTATCGCCAAAAAAGCGAGTGAATATGGCGTCAAAGTCTGGGCTGCCCCATGGACATCCAGATACACCGTAAATTACGACGGCGACAAAAAGCATTTGGATTTCAATCACGCCCAGGACTGGGCAAACACCATCTTGAAGTTTACGCAAGATATGCGTAAAGCTGGAGTCAACCTGTACGCGATTTCGTCGCAAAACGAACCCGACGGCACCGGCGATAACCACTACGAACCCGATGAATTGGCCCGTTGGGTTGGTGACTATCTTGGCCCGACCCTTGATACCACGGGCATCAAAATCATTGGCACAGAAGCCATCAACTGGTACGGATTTCCTAATTACAAAAAAGCATTCTTCAACAATCCCGCCGCCTTAAAATACACGGACATTTTTGGAACGCACGAATACGGTGGAGACCCCGCCGCTTACCCTGAAATTCACGAAGCCGGCAAGGAATTCTGGGAAACCGAAGTCTACGATCTCGGAAGCAATAAGGAAGACGTTGGCATGGGAAGCGCACTCCGCGTTGCAAACATGATCCACGATGCTCTTACAATTTCGAATATGAACGCTTGGCATTTCTGGTGGATTTATTCTTGCAGTGAACCCAGCTGCGGCAACGGAGCCCTCTGGCCGCAAGGACAAGGCAACCCCGACAATGTGGAGCCTACCAAGCGACTCTGGGTCATGGGGAACTTCAGCCGCTTCGCGCGACCCGGCTCTTGGAGAATCGACGCTACCAAGAATCCCGAAAGAGATGTAAAGGTCACCGCCTACCGCGATTCCCTCAAGACGAAAATCGCAGTCGTCATTCTCAATTCCAAGAACGAAGAATTCAAGGCGGACTTTGACTTCGGAAGCACAAAAATTGGAAACTTCAAGCCTTACGTCACCGATGACAACAACAACCTCAAGGAAGGGAACGAAGTCAAGGTAGACGATACAAAGTGCAGTTACAGCGCCCCAGCCCGCAGTGCAACGACCGTCGAATTCATTCTATGGCAAGAGCCAAAGGTCGAGCCTCCCAAAGATTCTACAGCATCAATTGCTTTCGGTAGACTTTCTGTTCCCCAAAGCCGTCAAAGCTCATATAAAGTATTTAGCCCGATTGGCTCGTTTATCGGCGAATTTCAGGCCGAACATATCGGCGAACTCCGCAACGCCATGACAAGCGCGGGCTTAGGTCGCGGCGTATACATGGTTAAATGCGGGAATGCAAAGACGCAACGGATGGTGTTGAGATAG
- a CDS encoding DMT family transporter, with protein MDKLTHQKIGPILIIIAASFWGCMGIFVRKLAEFGFSAIQIVSIRITLAALFFSLILFIKNRAGFKISLRDIPLFLGLGLGSILLFTVCYFSAITIMPLSTAAILLYTSPIWIMLMSAVLFHEKINSRKVIALALAFAGCVLVSGFSGGGITATGLMFGLGSSIGYGLYSILGTVALRKYSPYTVTTYTFLIAAIGSWFINHPVDMLSKFSNATDFNGLVLLSLLTALLTAVIPFLLYTLGLRNVEASKAGILATVEPMVATIVGITYFSEALTLLSGLGIFLILSAVVILNKR; from the coding sequence ATGGATAAATTGACACATCAAAAAATCGGACCGATTCTAATCATTATTGCTGCTAGCTTTTGGGGATGCATGGGCATTTTCGTCCGGAAGCTTGCCGAATTCGGCTTTAGCGCCATCCAGATTGTGTCCATAAGAATTACGCTTGCCGCTTTATTCTTTTCCTTGATTTTGTTCATCAAGAATCGCGCTGGTTTCAAGATTTCTCTGCGGGACATTCCGCTTTTCCTGGGACTTGGCCTCGGGAGCATTTTGCTCTTTACGGTCTGCTATTTTTCGGCCATCACGATCATGCCTCTTTCTACGGCGGCAATACTCCTGTACACCTCGCCCATCTGGATTATGCTGATGTCGGCGGTACTCTTCCACGAAAAGATTAACAGCCGAAAGGTCATCGCACTCGCCTTGGCTTTTGCCGGCTGCGTCCTAGTTTCAGGATTTTCCGGCGGTGGGATTACCGCAACAGGGCTGATGTTCGGTCTTGGCTCCAGCATTGGCTATGGACTTTACAGCATCCTGGGGACAGTCGCATTACGCAAGTATTCGCCCTACACCGTCACGACCTATACATTTTTGATTGCCGCCATCGGGTCTTGGTTCATCAACCATCCTGTCGATATGTTATCCAAATTTTCTAACGCCACGGACTTTAACGGACTCGTTCTATTGAGCTTACTCACGGCACTACTCACGGCCGTAATTCCGTTCCTTCTGTACACACTCGGGCTGCGCAATGTAGAAGCGAGCAAGGCGGGCATTCTCGCTACCGTCGAACCCATGGTCGCGACAATTGTCGGCATCACCTATTTCTCTGAAGCATTGACGTTGCTCTCTGGACTCGGCATTTTCCTCATTCTCTCGGCAGTCGTCATTTTGAATAAACGTTAA
- a CDS encoding alkyl/aryl-sulfatase — protein sequence MTNYPDIQSVWSQKNYKFLENAYDPKDCNDANSHLCVHPNLWENGASNHLSGVFEVLKDKIYQVRGYDMSNITFVRSNPNGNDAPRWFVMDTLMSNECTDAAMILFERYLRQDLLKSTYPDYMLKGSVVGMIISHSHIDHYGGMETVMDYFIDPKNPDNKGKIIENSDDEDDGKNTENAKESKDDVKKVANCFILAPAGFYDHAVSENVYLGNAMGRRASYQYGSFIKPKNDNDLCGEISIGIGQGQSTGKPSAVGRPTIEISENVKLQLDEIVVECQLTPGTEAPAEMNNYILDYKALWLAENCSGTLHNLYTLRGAEIRDAKAWAHFLMEAAVKYGNDAKVIFQSHNWPHWQNDTTGKVVNKSVPTVDIRNFIIETAAIYKYIHDQTLLYMNMGYKMNEVADMLVLPRGMQKNWTLKPFYGTPVHNAKAVYQKYLGWYDANPIHLQELPPEQLAKETLRYVMAGSREKMLSMIGEDIAKGNYWIAAYMSNQMILSGDCDDIADNVRNLCATALRQLGYQSESGTWRNAYLSAAYELVNPKLQPDQDKSDQLAQMPPETLLDYISIFFDGELAAAKVDCDKVLAVLKDNNYTYFTFVVKNGAILYYEITANEYNSSKSKIDVTFDELKSVAVGAYKGKCGVLRDISNALINVASYKRFKYFDIVGRHDSEVMVRNGKTFDLKKEVYDCIQLLEKYVGKLENEKSVVVLSNVDKLCWHNYYQLLKKDTRVTLDGDFFIPGDETMGIGNDGKFMQYELYYTLYTLYRYLYRSYLKNDYGYKGNNFDEESFAKLKQSIVLLETYVADYYLGDSESKVYFEKGDFEAWRYLNNYTTPLLEQSPFRIANFFKELYKRYKELSCEIKSTVKNFFLESIKGNKEWIKVYNASHSRIQCNNVELNGVSQNDSIVVDVAHIKDVAIVESFYETGKEKFVTGRLVYRK from the coding sequence ATGACGAATTATCCAGATATTCAATCTGTTTGGTCTCAGAAAAATTACAAGTTTTTAGAAAACGCATATGATCCTAAAGATTGCAATGATGCCAACAGTCATTTGTGCGTTCACCCGAACCTCTGGGAAAACGGTGCCAGTAACCATTTATCGGGTGTGTTTGAAGTTTTAAAGGATAAAATTTATCAGGTTCGTGGGTATGACATGTCCAACATTACTTTCGTAAGGAGTAACCCTAATGGGAACGATGCTCCTCGTTGGTTTGTTATGGATACGCTGATGAGCAACGAATGTACAGACGCGGCGATGATACTGTTTGAACGGTACTTGCGGCAGGATTTGTTAAAATCAACGTATCCTGATTACATGCTGAAAGGTTCTGTTGTCGGCATGATTATCAGCCATTCCCATATTGACCATTATGGCGGTATGGAAACCGTTATGGATTACTTTATCGATCCCAAGAATCCTGACAATAAAGGGAAAATCATCGAAAATAGCGATGATGAAGATGATGGGAAAAACACCGAAAATGCCAAAGAATCCAAGGATGACGTAAAAAAAGTCGCCAACTGTTTTATCCTTGCGCCCGCAGGTTTTTACGACCATGCCGTCAGCGAAAATGTTTACTTGGGCAATGCCATGGGGCGCAGGGCCTCTTATCAGTATGGAAGTTTCATCAAGCCGAAGAACGATAATGATCTCTGCGGCGAAATCAGTATCGGCATTGGGCAAGGGCAGTCTACCGGGAAACCTTCCGCAGTGGGTCGGCCGACAATCGAAATTTCGGAAAATGTCAAATTGCAACTTGACGAAATTGTTGTTGAATGCCAGTTGACTCCGGGAACAGAAGCTCCTGCCGAAATGAACAATTATATTCTAGATTATAAGGCTTTGTGGCTTGCTGAAAACTGTTCTGGTACGTTGCACAACCTCTACACTCTTCGTGGTGCAGAAATTCGCGATGCAAAGGCTTGGGCGCATTTCTTGATGGAAGCCGCCGTTAAATATGGCAATGATGCCAAGGTTATTTTCCAGAGCCATAACTGGCCTCACTGGCAAAATGATACAACTGGAAAAGTTGTAAACAAATCGGTTCCTACAGTTGATATCCGTAACTTTATTATCGAAACTGCGGCCATTTACAAGTACATCCACGATCAGACGCTCCTTTATATGAACATGGGCTACAAGATGAATGAGGTCGCGGACATGCTCGTATTGCCGAGGGGTATGCAGAAAAATTGGACCCTTAAGCCATTTTACGGGACGCCTGTACATAATGCGAAAGCCGTGTATCAGAAATATCTTGGTTGGTACGATGCCAATCCGATCCACCTTCAGGAACTTCCGCCAGAACAGTTGGCCAAGGAAACTCTTCGTTATGTGATGGCCGGGAGCCGTGAAAAGATGCTGTCCATGATTGGCGAAGATATCGCTAAAGGCAACTACTGGATTGCGGCCTACATGTCGAACCAGATGATTCTTTCTGGCGACTGCGACGACATCGCAGACAATGTCAGGAATCTTTGCGCTACAGCGTTGCGACAGCTCGGTTACCAGAGCGAATCGGGAACTTGGCGTAATGCATACTTGAGCGCTGCATACGAACTTGTTAACCCCAAGCTTCAGCCGGATCAGGATAAGTCCGACCAGTTGGCTCAAATGCCTCCAGAAACATTACTTGATTATATATCGATTTTCTTTGACGGTGAATTGGCGGCAGCAAAAGTCGATTGTGATAAAGTCCTTGCGGTCCTGAAGGACAATAATTATACGTATTTCACGTTTGTCGTTAAGAACGGTGCAATTCTCTATTACGAAATCACGGCTAATGAATATAACAGCTCTAAAAGTAAAATTGATGTCACTTTTGATGAACTCAAGAGCGTTGCTGTCGGCGCGTATAAAGGTAAATGTGGTGTCCTTCGCGATATATCTAACGCCTTGATAAATGTCGCAAGTTACAAGCGCTTTAAATATTTCGATATAGTTGGTCGGCATGATAGCGAAGTGATGGTGCGTAACGGTAAAACTTTTGATTTGAAAAAAGAAGTATATGACTGCATCCAGCTGCTTGAAAAATATGTCGGAAAGCTCGAAAATGAAAAATCTGTTGTTGTTCTTTCTAACGTTGATAAGCTTTGCTGGCACAATTATTACCAGCTGTTGAAAAAGGACACTCGTGTTACTCTTGATGGCGATTTCTTCATCCCAGGTGACGAAACCATGGGCATTGGAAATGATGGCAAATTTATGCAGTATGAATTGTACTATACCTTGTACACTCTTTATAGATACTTGTACCGTAGCTATTTAAAGAATGATTACGGCTATAAAGGGAACAACTTTGACGAAGAATCTTTTGCAAAGTTGAAACAAAGTATTGTACTGCTTGAAACGTATGTTGCCGATTATTACCTTGGTGATTCTGAATCGAAAGTTTATTTTGAAAAGGGCGATTTTGAAGCATGGCGCTACCTGAACAATTATACCACTCCATTGTTGGAACAGTCCCCGTTCAGAATTGCAAATTTCTTCAAGGAACTTTACAAGCGCTATAAAGAGCTTTCGTGCGAAATTAAATCTACCGTGAAAAATTTCTTCTTGGAGTCCATCAAGGGCAATAAAGAATGGATCAAGGTCTATAATGCATCACACAGCAGGATCCAGTGCAACAATGTTGAATTGAACGGCGTAAGCCAAAATGATTCCATTGTTGTCGATGTAGCCCATATCAAAGATGTTGCAATTGTAGAATCTTTCTACGAGACTGGTAAAGAGAAATTTGTCACTGGTAGACTTGTCTATCGAAAATAG